In a genomic window of Microterricola viridarii:
- a CDS encoding tRNA (adenine-N1)-methyltransferase, which yields MTDQSADSRPQHGRPQNSGPFRAGDRVQLTGPKGKLNTFMLEPGKVFHSHRGLLAHDDIIGQPDGSVIANNVGIEHLVLRPLLNDFVMAMPRGAAIIYPKDAQAIIGLADIFPGATVVEAGVGSGALSLWLLRAIGPAGTLKSFERREDFADVARGNAATFFGYDPENWSITLGDLSDALPEVTEPGSVDRVVLDMLAPWECLPAVSTALKPGGVLLCYVATVTQLSRVAEAIRATGDYTNPDSSETMVRGWHVEGLAVRPDHRMIGHTGFLLTARRLAPGAELPELKRRPSKSDFSDEDVELWTPGSLGERSVSAKSLRKRVRAATAGAELAKARTDDDAEPATDTEPAPDTE from the coding sequence ATGACTGACCAGTCCGCAGACTCCCGCCCGCAGCACGGCCGCCCGCAGAACAGCGGGCCGTTCCGCGCCGGCGACCGGGTGCAGCTCACCGGCCCCAAGGGCAAGCTGAACACCTTCATGCTCGAGCCGGGCAAGGTCTTCCACAGCCACCGCGGCCTCCTCGCCCACGACGACATCATCGGCCAGCCCGACGGCTCCGTCATCGCCAACAACGTCGGCATCGAGCACCTGGTGCTGCGCCCGCTGCTCAACGACTTCGTCATGGCGATGCCCCGCGGCGCCGCCATCATCTACCCCAAGGACGCCCAGGCGATCATCGGCCTGGCCGACATCTTCCCCGGCGCGACCGTCGTCGAGGCCGGCGTCGGCTCCGGGGCGCTCTCGCTCTGGCTGCTGCGCGCCATCGGCCCGGCCGGCACGCTCAAGTCCTTCGAGCGCCGCGAGGACTTCGCCGACGTCGCCCGCGGCAACGCGGCCACCTTCTTCGGCTACGACCCGGAGAACTGGTCGATCACCCTCGGCGACCTCTCGGATGCCCTGCCAGAGGTCACGGAGCCGGGCAGCGTCGACCGCGTCGTGCTCGACATGCTCGCCCCCTGGGAGTGCCTGCCGGCCGTCTCGACCGCGCTCAAGCCCGGCGGCGTGCTGCTCTGCTACGTCGCCACCGTCACCCAGCTCTCCCGCGTGGCCGAGGCGATCCGCGCCACCGGCGACTACACCAACCCGGACTCCAGCGAGACGATGGTGCGCGGCTGGCACGTCGAGGGGCTGGCCGTGCGCCCGGACCACCGCATGATCGGCCACACCGGATTCCTGCTCACCGCCCGCCGCCTCGCACCCGGAGCCGAGCTGCCAGAGCTCAAGCGCCGCCCGTCCAAGAGCGACTTCAGCGATGAGGACGTCGAGCTGTGGACGCCGGGCAGCCTCGGCGAGCGCAGCGTCAGCGCCAAGAGCCTGCGCAAGCGCGTCCGCGCCGCAACGGCCGGCGCCGAGCTCGCCAAGGCCCGCACCGACGACGACGCCGAGCCCGCCACAGACACTGAGCCCGCACCAGACACTGAGTAA
- a CDS encoding FKBP-type peptidyl-prolyl cis-trans isomerase, producing MRKLPALLITAGLLTVGLTACAPSAGPGCESPVPSGSSSSIVEVTGDAGTAPRVEFPTPLKAEHTERTVVREGEGPGTVEGQQVVLDWSVYNGTSGELIEKSAYDGSSDLSFSLTEGQLMAGMQQGLLCATEGSQITLVIPPADAFGEAGSPQLGVAPEDSLVFVIDVNRAFLPKANGTPQAAVDGLPSVVLDADGVPGVTIPSADAPTGLEVAVLKQGDGATVQEGDQIVVHYTGVLWDTKTVFDSSWTRGAPARFAAAPGSATVQNGVIPGFAEALVGQQVGSQIIAVIPPELAYGEQGNGSVPPNATLVFVVDILGIV from the coding sequence GTGCGCAAGCTTCCCGCACTGCTCATCACCGCCGGACTGCTCACCGTGGGCCTGACCGCCTGCGCCCCGAGCGCCGGCCCCGGCTGCGAGAGCCCCGTGCCGTCCGGCTCGTCCTCGTCGATCGTCGAGGTCACCGGCGACGCCGGCACCGCGCCGCGCGTCGAGTTCCCGACGCCGCTGAAGGCGGAGCACACCGAGCGCACCGTCGTGCGGGAGGGCGAGGGCCCCGGCACCGTCGAGGGCCAGCAGGTCGTGCTCGACTGGAGCGTCTACAACGGCACCAGCGGCGAGCTCATCGAGAAGTCGGCATACGACGGCTCCTCCGATCTGTCGTTCTCGCTGACGGAGGGCCAGCTCATGGCCGGCATGCAGCAGGGCCTGCTCTGCGCGACGGAGGGCTCGCAGATCACCTTGGTGATCCCGCCGGCCGATGCCTTCGGCGAGGCGGGCAGCCCGCAGCTCGGCGTCGCACCCGAGGACTCGCTCGTGTTCGTCATCGATGTCAACCGCGCCTTCCTGCCCAAGGCGAACGGCACCCCGCAGGCCGCCGTCGACGGCCTGCCGTCCGTCGTCCTGGACGCCGACGGCGTTCCCGGCGTGACCATCCCGTCCGCCGACGCGCCGACCGGCCTCGAGGTTGCCGTGCTGAAGCAGGGCGACGGCGCCACCGTGCAGGAGGGCGACCAGATCGTCGTCCACTACACCGGAGTGCTCTGGGACACGAAAACCGTCTTCGACTCCAGCTGGACCCGCGGCGCCCCGGCCCGCTTCGCCGCGGCCCCCGGCTCGGCGACCGTGCAGAACGGCGTCATCCCCGGCTTCGCCGAGGCGCTCGTCGGCCAGCAGGTCGGCTCGCAGATCATCGCCGTCATCCCGCCAGAGCTCGCCTACGGCGAGCAGGGCAACGGCAGTGTTCCGCCGAACGCGACGCTCGTCTTCGTCGTCGACATCCTCGGCATCGTCTAG